In Candidatus Hydrogenedentota bacterium, the genomic stretch GTTGTGAAGAGTAAGGGAGAGGGTAAGCGTTTGGTGCAGAACGGCGGACTCTACCTGAACAATGAGCGCGTCACTCAGGAAGATGCGCGCTTGTCGGCGGATTCGCTTTGCGGCGAACGCATCGCGGTGATCCGATCGGGGAAGAAGAATTATCACCTGTTGCGCTTTGTCGGCTGATACTCCGGGTGCGCGCACGTACGGAGTTTTGCTAACGGACTGCTTAGTTTGCAGGACTATAGTCAGGGGGGCTTTGGCCACGCTGTGCCGTGATAGTGGCCGAACGGATTGCGTGGGACGGCTGCGTCCGTCGGGAGGAAGACTGAATGATGCGCAAATTGAAGATTAGGCTCGTGCACGCCGCGCTGTGTGCGGCTGCGTTCGTGTGCGTGACGCCCGTTTTTGCGGCTGCTCCGATAGCGGAGCACGTTGTGATTATCGGTGTCGACGGCATGAGTCCGGACGGCCTTGAAAAGGCGGACACGCCCAACATGGATGAACTGATGAAGCGGGGATCGTACAGTCTTCATGCGCGCGGCGTGATGCCCACCAGCAGCAGTTCCAATTGGGCGTCGATTTTGATGGGCGCGGGTCCCGAGCAGCACGGTATAACGTCGAACGATTGGCAGCTCGACAAATTCGAAATCGCCCCTACGGTCAAAGGGCCGGGCGGGATGTTTCCGACTATTTTCAGCGTAATCCGTCAGCAACGCCCCGATGCCAACACGGCGGCACTCTATGAATGGGGCGATTTCGGGCGCTTGTTCGAGCGTGACATGGTGAATCGGGCGGCTAATCCAAAAGGCGCGGCGCTGACTGCGCGGCGCGCGTGCGAGTACATCGTGGAATTCAAACCTACGCTTCTCTTTGTACATCTCGACCTCGTCGA encodes the following:
- a CDS encoding alkaline phosphatase, which translates into the protein MMRKLKIRLVHAALCAAAFVCVTPVFAAAPIAEHVVIIGVDGMSPDGLEKADTPNMDELMKRGSYSLHARGVMPTSSSSNWASILMGAGPEQHGITSNDWQLDKFEIAPTVKGPGGMFPTIFSVIRQQRPDANTAALYEWGDFGRLFERDMVNRAANPKGAALTARRACEYIVEFKPTLLFVHLDLVDHAGHASGHGSPEYYASVTEADKFVGDIVAAIKDAKIEEQTVVMVVSDHGGKDKGHGGSTMAEIEVPWIIAGPGIKAHYEIPEPVDSYQTAPTVAHIFGLKPPKCWIATPVKDAFIKTKK